CCCCGGCCCGTTCGCAGGTTTCGACCACGCGGCGCATCTGCGCGCCCGTGGCCGAAGGCATGGCGATGACCACCTCGTCGGCCCGCCGTGCGGCCGCCAGTTCCCCCAGATCGTCCACCGGGCCGAGCACGGGCACGCCATGCACCTGTCGGCCCAGCTTGGCCGGATCGTCGTCAAGAAACCCCACGGGCACGAGCCCAAGTGCCGTGTTCCGGACCATTTCCCTGAATATCTGCTCACCGGCCGAGCCCGCGCCGAGAATCATCACCCTTTTACGCCCCTTGCCCCGTTTAGAAAAGCTCATGACGCTTTGCAACGCCTGAGTCAGGGATTCGGAACCATGCTCGAAGGAGCGGCGGATGGCGAGGCGCAGCCCCGCGGTGAGGGCCACGGTCAGCATGCAGTCGAGCAGAAACACGGCCCGTGAAAAGCCGGTGAAGCCCTTCCAGAAAAGCACCAGAACAGTGAGCAGGACGAGCGAGATGATTGCGGCCTGCACCAGTCGTCCGATCTCATAGAAGCTCGTGAAGCGCCACATGCCCCGATAGAGGCCGAAAAACCAATAGCAGGTGATTTTGACGGGCACGAAGACCGGCAGCAGGATTTTGAACTGCGCCTCGTAATAGGGCGGCAGGCCGAACTCGAAGCGGACCAGGAAGGCCAGCCACAAGGACAGGGCGAACAGGGCGGCGTCGGCGGCCAGCATGAGCCAGAAATTTCTGTTGGTCAGTTGGGCCTTCATCCGTTTTCCCGGCAATCGCGATGGGGCGGAAAGTAGCCCCAGGCGGGGCAAATTGCAAACGCCGGGGCAGCAAAAAAAGGTCGCCTGGGCGCATTCCCGGGGGGTGACACTGAACGAACGTGCCCCTTTGCGCGCCAAACCCCTGGGACCCATGGGTATTTACAACGGGAACGACATTTGGGCTGACGGAACGCTCTATTCCCGGGCCGTTCAAAAAATCTCAAGCGAGGCCGCACAAAAACGCCAGGTCCGACGCGTAGTAAAGAATAGGCGAGGGGTCGGCGCTTTCGCACAACGCCGAAGATGGGGCTTTTTCAGCGGCCTGGGGCAGGCCGTCTTGTGGTTTGCCCGCCCCGGATGTACAAGCCCCGGCATCCGGCCCGCCCAAGGAGCAGCGCATGAGCATTCCCTTCATCGACCTCAAATCCCAGTTCGCCCGCCTCGAACCAGAGATCCGCCGCCGCATGGACGCCGTGCTGGCCCATGGCCAGTACATCATGGGGCCGGAGATACGGGAATTGGAAGAGAAGCTGGCGGCATTCGCGGGCACGCGCTTTTGCCTCTCCTGCTCTTCGGGCACGGACGCCCTGTTGCTGCCGCTCATGGCCCTGGGCGTGGGCCCCGGCGACGCGGTCCTGACCTCGGCCTACTCCTTCTACGCCACGGCCGAGGTCATCGCCCTGCTCGGGGCCACCCCCGTGTTCGTGGACATCGACCCCGCGACCTACAACATGGACCCGGCCGCGCTTGAGCGGGCCGTCCACGCCCTCTTGCAAAACGACCCCGCTCTGCACCCGCTGCCCAAGGGCTACGAGTCCCTGACCCCACGCGCAGTCATTCCCGTGGACCTTTTCGGCCTGCCCGCCGACTACGCGGCCATCGAGGCCGTGGCCTCCGCCCACGGCCTGCCCATCATCGAGGACGCGGCCCAGGGCTTCGGTGGGGCCGTCAACGGCAAGCGCGCGGGCTCCTTCGGCCTGTGCGCGGCCACAAGCTTTTTCCCGGCCAAACCGCTTGGCTGTTACGGCGACGGCGGCGCGATCTTCACCGACGACGAGGCGCTGCACGAAAAGCTCATCTCGCTGCGCGTCCATGGCCAGGGTTCGGACAAGTACGAGAACGTGGCCGTGGGGCTCAATGCCAGGCTGGACACCCTGCAGGCAGCCATCCTGCTGCCCAAGCTCGAAATCTTCCCCGAGGAACTGGAGCTTCGCCAAGTCGCGGCCGCGCGCTACACCGAGCGCCTCTCCGGTCTCGTGGAGACGCCCGTGATTCCGGATGGCTACTTCAGCGCCTACGCGCAATACACCGTACGCACCGACCGCCGCGAGCAACTCATGAGCGGCCTTTCGGCCTCGGGCGTGCCGACCATGGTCTACTACCGCATTCCCCTACACCAGCAGCCGGTCTTCGCCCACCTGGGCTACCGGGAAGGCGACATGCCACACAGCGAAAAGGCCTCGCGCGAGGTGGTCAGCCTGCCCATGCATCCATGGCTCACGGAGGCCGACGCCGAGACCATCGGCAACGCGGTGCGCGCGGTTCTGTGGTAGACTGATGGGAAAGAATCCGCGCCAGAGCCCGTTCGCGCCCCGCCCCAAAAACCAGGGAGCGGAAACAAAGGGCGTTCGCCTTGGCCCGGACTCCCGAGCGGACGCAAAGGGCCGCGCATCCGCCGAAACGGCTGCGGCCGGAGGGCGCGTCCTGGACGTGGGACAGCGCATCGAGTGCGAGGCGCAGTCCCTGGCCGACGGCGGCCGGGGCGTGGCCCGCGTCGAAGGCATGGCGGTCTTTTTGGATCACGCCCTGCCCGGACAACGGGTCGAGGCCGTCATCGAACGGCTGCACCGCCGTCACGCCGAGGCCCGCGTGGTGAACGTCCTTTCACGCGCGCCGGGTCAGGTCGAACCCTTCTGCCCCCATTTCGGCGTCTGCGGCGGCTGCGATTTCCAGGATCTGGAATACGGGCGCCAGCTCGCCTGGAAGCGGACCCAGGTGACCCAGGCCTTGGAACGGCTGGGCGGCATCGCCGACGCGCCAGTCGAAGAGACCGTCCCTTCACCGCTGACGCGGGGATTCCGCAACAAGATGGAGTTCGCCTTCTTCGGCGCACGCGGCGCGCTCCGGCTCGGGCTTCGGCCGCGCGGCCAGGGCGACGAAGTGGTGGACATCCTCCAATGCGGCCTGATGGCGGGCGACGCGGGCGCGCTGCTTGCAACCGCCCGCGAGGCGGCCGCCTCGTCCGGCCTGCCCGCCTACGATCCCGCAACGGGCCGGGGTTTTTGGCGCTTCCTGGTGCTGAGACGCAATCTTGCGGGGCAGGTGGTGGCTATCGTCATCACAGCGGCGAATCCCAAAAGCGAGCAGGCCGTGCGCCGCCTGACCGACGCCTTGGGCGGCGTCTGTGAGACGCTCGGCGGCGTGGTATGGGGCATTCGGACCAAGCGGCCGCAGGTTGCCCTTTCCGAAAGCCTGCGTACGATCTGGGGCGGATCACGTTTCATCGAGAACTGCGCCGGGCTCACCTGGGAGCTTTCCGCCGAATCCTTCTTCCAAACCAACACCCTGGCCGCGGAAAAGCTGGTTGAAATCGTGCGCCGCGAGGCCGCGCTCACCGGCGCGGAGACACTCTACGACTGTTGCTGCGGCGCGGGGCTCCTGGGCCTTTCCCTGGCGCGGGAGGCCGAGGAGGTGGTCGGCTTCGAGGTCTACGGCCCGGCCGTGGCCGACGCGAGGGCCAATGCAAAGCGCCTTGGCCTTCAAAATGTCCGCTTCGTGGCCGGAGATCTGGCCAAGACGCTGGCCGGTCCGGGGTTGCCCCGGCCCGGCGCGGTCCTGGCCGATCCGCCCCGCGCAGGTCTCGACGAGGCCGTGGTCGCGCGACTCATGGCCCTTTCGCCCGAGCGTATCGTAGCCGTGTCCTGCAATCCGGCCACCCTGGCCCGCGACGTCGGCCGCCTGTCCCTGGCCTACAGACTCGCCCGCGTCACACCTGTGGATCTCTTTCCTCACTCCCACCACGTGGAAAGCGTGGCGCTTTTGCTCCGAAAATAGTTCTTAATTTCTTGAAGACGCACCCTGCCTGCGCTATTCGGTAGTAAACCGGAGGCAGTATCGCGCATGGCGCAGCCCATCTCGGCCCCCCCTATACCCTCGCTCTCGCCCCATGAGACGCGACTGGTGATCTTGTGCTTCGACCCTTCGGCCACGGCCCGGGAGCTGGTCGAAACGCTGGCCAGGGACGAGCAGGCTGTTTCGCTTTTCCTCAAGGCCGCGCGCGGCAATGCCTTCGGCTTCGGCGGAGCACCGGCCACGCTGCCGCAGGCCGTGGTGCGCACCGGCTTCGCCTTCGCACGCAAATGGGCCGCCGTCCATGCGCTGAGCCGACGCATGCACGAGATCACGGGCAGGCCCCCCGGGGTCAACGAGTATTGGCGGCGAGCGTTGTGCCGCAGCGTCGTGGCCGACGCCCTGGAGGACTATTTCGCTCCCTGCGCCTGTGGTCAGGCTGCCTTGCTCGGATTTCTCCTGGAAGCAGGAGGGCTGCTTGCGCCAAGCGAGCCCTCTCCAGAGAAACGCTACGCCCTGAGCGCGCGAATGCTGCGCGCATGGGGGCTGCCCGGCCACGCGATCCAGGTGCTGGAGGAGGCGGCAAAAGGGCCTGCAACCCCTTTAAGCTCGCCCACCCGCCGTTTTCTGCACGTCGCAGATCTCTTCTCCGACCTGTGCTTCGGCGAACGCGAGGACATCCACGCCTTCCTGCTCACGGCCCAGGAACTGCTCGACGCCGACGAAGCCTTGGTGGAAGATCTGGTCATCGCCTCGTTGCAAACCTTGCGTGGCGTGGCCGAGCACATCCTTATGGACGCCGATGCGCGCCAGGGATTGAACGAACTCCTGGGCAAGGCCACGCGCGTCTTCCGCGACATGCTGCGCGAGGCCGCGCCCGCGCCGCTGCCCTCGCGCGAAACCCTTGACGTGGCGGTCGCGCGCGACACGCTTGAGGCCATGGCGCACGAGCTGCGCAACCCGCTGATGGCCGTGGGCGGCTTTGCCCGCAAACTCGTGGGGGCGCTCGACGCCACCTCGCCGGAACACGAATACGCGTCTATCATCTTGGAGGAAGGACGCCGCATCGAAGAGCTGTTCCGTGGCATGGAGGAGAATCCGTGAGGCTCCCCCGACACCCCGCACGAAATACGAAACCATGCTGATAACCCGCGGAGGACGCATGCACCGCATTCTGGTTGTCGATGACGACGCGATCATGCGCGACATGATCCGGAGCTACCTGGAAGCCGAAGGGCACGACGTGATCGAGGCGAGCAACGGCCGCGATGCCCTCGCCAAGCACCGACTGAGCCCCGCGGACATCGCCATCGTGGACATATTCATGCCCACCAAGGACGGCATTGAAACCATTCTCGAACTGCGCCGCATGACCCCGTGTCCGCGCATCCTGGCCATCTCCGGGGGCGGCGAAATCGGCGGTCTGGAATACCTCTCCTACGCCAAGGTGCTCGGCGCGGACGGCGCTCTGGCAAAGCCCTTCGGCCGCGAGGACCTGCTGCGGGCCATCGCGTCGATCTCGTTCGGCGACAAGCCCGCGCCGCCCCTGTAGCGCGCAGGAGGAGGCGCTGTCTCCTTCTGCACCTCCTCAGCCAGGGGGCTGAGTCCCTGGATCCCGTGATTCGCGGTGAAGCCTTCGCTGGCAAAGCACGCGTCGGTGCGGCGGCGATACGTATCGATCTAAAATTGCTGTCTGTTCAACAAGTTGCGTTGCCTTTCAGGCGAGGCGTCAAAAACCGCGAGGGCAAGGCGCGAGAGCCGGGCAAGACCGACGCGTATCAAAGAATACGCGAGGGTCTGGGTTCTTTGCGGCAACGCCGCAGATGGGGCTTTTTCAGCAGCCTGATCAGCGAAGGACGAGCCGCCCCATGGCCTCGACCATGAGTTCGGAGAGAAGTTGGCGCAAAAGGCCGACGCGCTTTTCGGGCGGCCCCTCGATGATCGGCACTTCGCCGGTCAGGCCGGTCTGCTCCTTGAGCAGTTCGAAGGCCGTGTCCAGGCCGCCCAGGCGGTCGACGAGGCCGTTATCGCGCGCCTGAAGGCCGGTGAAGGCCTGCCCGCGCGCGAGCGCGGCCATTTTTTCGCGCGGCATGGAGCGTGCCGCGGCCATGTCGTCCACGAATTGCTGGTGGATGTTCTCCACCAAGGCGCGCAGGTAGTCGCGCTGCTCCTCGGTGAGGTCGGAAAAAGGCGAGCCCGCTCCCTTGAAGGGACCGCTGACGATTTGCTCGTGGCTCACGCCGAGCTTTTCCATCAGACCCTTAAGGTTCGCTGTTTCGAGGATGACGCCGATGCTGCCCGTGAGGGTGCCCGGATTGGCCACGACGACCGGCGCGGCGGCGGCCACGTAATAGCCGCCGCTGGCCGCGACCGACGCCATGGAGGCCACTACGGGCTTCTCTTTAGCCAATTCCTGGACCGCGCGGAATATCTCCTGGCTTGGCGCAACCACTCCGCCGGGGGAATTGATGCGCACGACCACGCCCTTGACCGTGGGGTCGCGCCGGATGCGGCCGATGTAGTCGGTGATTTCGCGGGAGTCGGCGATCAGCCCTTCAACCCGCACCAGGGCGAAGCGCTCCTTGGGCGGGAAGAGGTCCTGGCCGCCCACCAGGACGCGAAAGGCGGCCATGGTCCCCAACATGAGGACCATGGCCGCCAGAATGAGCGTGAAGCCGAAGAGGAACGGGTGCCTCTGGCTGAAGGGTTGTCTAGGCTTTGTCTCCGTCATCGCCGTTCGTCGCGGCCTCCATCTGCTGCTGCATCACGTCGCCCAGGGTGAAGCCGGACTCGGAGGTGCGGAATTCCTTCATCCGCTTGCGCTCCTCCTCTTCCTTGAGCTGCTTGATGGACAGACCCAGACGACGCTCGTCGGCGCTGACATGGATGACCTTGGCCTGGATGGGCACGCCTTCCTTGAACAGCTCGGCGGGGTCCTTGACCTTCTTGGTGCTGATCTCGGAGACGTGGACCAGACCCTCGATACCCTCCTCGACTTCGACGAAGAGGCCGAAGTCGGTGATGTTGGTCACGGTGCCGGTGATGACCTCGCCGACCGGGTACTTGGAGGGCACGTGGTTCCAGGGGTCGTCGGCGAGTTGCTTGACGCCGAGGGTGAACTTCTCGTTCTCCTTGTCCACGGTCAGCACCTTGGCCTGCACCGGGTCGCCCACCTTGTACATCTCGCCGGGGTGGCGGACCTTTTTGGTCCAGGAGATGTCGGAGACGTGGATCAGGCCGTCGATGCCGTCTTCGATGCCGATGAACAGGCCGAACTCGGTGATGTTCTTGATGACGCCCTCAAGGATGGTACCCTCGGGGTACTTCTCGGCCACGATGTCCCAGGGGTTGGGCTTGACCTGTTTCATGCCGAGCGAGATGCGCTTCTTGTCGGGGTCCACGCCCAGGATAACGACCTCGACCTCCTCGCCCGCGGAGACCATCTGGGAAGGATGGCGCAGCTTGCGGGTCCAGGACATCTCGGAGATGTGCACCAAGCCTTCGACGCCGGGCTCAAGCTCCACGAACGCGCCGTAGTCCACCAGATTGGTGACCTTGCCGTTGAAACGCTGACCCTCGGGGAACTTGGCCGCGATGTTTTCCCAGGGATCAGGCACGAGCTGCTTCAGGCCCAGGGAGACCTTGTTGGTCTCGCGGTCGAAGGAAAGTACCTTGAGTTCGAGCTCCTGGCCGAGCTGGACCATTTCCTTGGGATGACGGATGCGCTTCCAGGACATGTCCGTGATGTGCAACAGGCCGTCCAGGCCGCCCAGGTCCACGAACACGCCGTACTCGGTGACGTTCTTGACCTTGCCGGAGACCACCTGGCCCTCGGCCAGGGTGGAGAGCAGCTCCTTGCGCAGCCCCTCGCGCTGCTCTTCGAGCAGGACGCGGCGGGAGACGATGACGTTGGAGCGGCGGCGGTTGATTTTCAGGACGCGGAACTCGAAGTCCTGGCCCACCAGGGCGTCCATGTCGGGCACGGGGCGGAGGTCCACATGGGAGCCGGGCAAGAAGGCCTCGATACCCTCCAGGTCCACCGTGTAGCCACCCTTGACGCGGCGCACGATGCGGCCCGTGATGGTCTTCTCGCCTTCCATGACGTCTTCGAGCTTATCGAAAAGCTTCATCCGCTTGGCGCGTTCGCGCGAGAGGATGATCGTTCCTTCGGATTCGTTCTTGTTGACCACGAAGACGTCGATCCGATCACCGACCTTGACGTTCAGATTGCCTTCAAGGTCCATGAATTCGGCGATGGGCAACTGGCCCTCGGACTTGAAGTTGACGTCCACGAGGACGAACTCCTTGCCGATGCGCACGACTTCGCCGGGGACGATGGTTCCCTCGTCAAGCTCGCCGAAGTCCGCGTTGAGATAATCTTCGAGGGCTGATTCGAAATTGACGTCGTCCATGTCCATCGGGGTTTTCGCCTTCGCGTGGTCGTTTTGTGCGGATACGTTCATAGGTATTCCTTCCTCCAGGCTCCTCAGCCGAAAAATTTTCCTGCCCCCTAGCACACGGCACCGGGGTTGGCAACCGCGAAATGCCCGGAAAAAGCCGCTTCCGCCCGCATTGTGCCGATTTTCACTCAATCAAGGCGGATAGGTCATAATCTTGTGAATCCTGGATCAAGGCCCGCGCCACAAGGCTTTCCGCGGCTCCGGGCCCGCTTACATAGGTCACGCCGTCCACCTCCGGAGCCTGGAACCAGGTCCGACCGACAAAAAGCCCCGGCCACTCGGG
The sequence above is a segment of the Alkalidesulfovibrio alkalitolerans DSM 16529 genome. Coding sequences within it:
- the sppA gene encoding signal peptide peptidase SppA, whose amino-acid sequence is MTETKPRQPFSQRHPFLFGFTLILAAMVLMLGTMAAFRVLVGGQDLFPPKERFALVRVEGLIADSREITDYIGRIRRDPTVKGVVVRINSPGGVVAPSQEIFRAVQELAKEKPVVASMASVAASGGYYVAAAAPVVVANPGTLTGSIGVILETANLKGLMEKLGVSHEQIVSGPFKGAGSPFSDLTEEQRDYLRALVENIHQQFVDDMAAARSMPREKMAALARGQAFTGLQARDNGLVDRLGGLDTAFELLKEQTGLTGEVPIIEGPPEKRVGLLRQLLSELMVEAMGRLVLR
- a CDS encoding HDOD domain-containing protein; this encodes MAQPISAPPIPSLSPHETRLVILCFDPSATARELVETLARDEQAVSLFLKAARGNAFGFGGAPATLPQAVVRTGFAFARKWAAVHALSRRMHEITGRPPGVNEYWRRALCRSVVADALEDYFAPCACGQAALLGFLLEAGGLLAPSEPSPEKRYALSARMLRAWGLPGHAIQVLEEAAKGPATPLSSPTRRFLHVADLFSDLCFGEREDIHAFLLTAQELLDADEALVEDLVIASLQTLRGVAEHILMDADARQGLNELLGKATRVFRDMLREAAPAPLPSRETLDVAVARDTLEAMAHELRNPLMAVGGFARKLVGALDATSPEHEYASIILEEGRRIEELFRGMEENP
- a CDS encoding 30S ribosomal protein S1 is translated as MNVSAQNDHAKAKTPMDMDDVNFESALEDYLNADFGELDEGTIVPGEVVRIGKEFVLVDVNFKSEGQLPIAEFMDLEGNLNVKVGDRIDVFVVNKNESEGTIILSRERAKRMKLFDKLEDVMEGEKTITGRIVRRVKGGYTVDLEGIEAFLPGSHVDLRPVPDMDALVGQDFEFRVLKINRRRSNVIVSRRVLLEEQREGLRKELLSTLAEGQVVSGKVKNVTEYGVFVDLGGLDGLLHITDMSWKRIRHPKEMVQLGQELELKVLSFDRETNKVSLGLKQLVPDPWENIAAKFPEGQRFNGKVTNLVDYGAFVELEPGVEGLVHISEMSWTRKLRHPSQMVSAGEEVEVVILGVDPDKKRISLGMKQVKPNPWDIVAEKYPEGTILEGVIKNITEFGLFIGIEDGIDGLIHVSDISWTKKVRHPGEMYKVGDPVQAKVLTVDKENEKFTLGVKQLADDPWNHVPSKYPVGEVITGTVTNITDFGLFVEVEEGIEGLVHVSEISTKKVKDPAELFKEGVPIQAKVIHVSADERRLGLSIKQLKEEEERKRMKEFRTSESGFTLGDVMQQQMEAATNGDDGDKA
- the rlmD gene encoding 23S rRNA (uracil(1939)-C(5))-methyltransferase RlmD, whose protein sequence is MGQRIECEAQSLADGGRGVARVEGMAVFLDHALPGQRVEAVIERLHRRHAEARVVNVLSRAPGQVEPFCPHFGVCGGCDFQDLEYGRQLAWKRTQVTQALERLGGIADAPVEETVPSPLTRGFRNKMEFAFFGARGALRLGLRPRGQGDEVVDILQCGLMAGDAGALLATAREAAASSGLPAYDPATGRGFWRFLVLRRNLAGQVVAIVITAANPKSEQAVRRLTDALGGVCETLGGVVWGIRTKRPQVALSESLRTIWGGSRFIENCAGLTWELSAESFFQTNTLAAEKLVEIVRREAALTGAETLYDCCCGAGLLGLSLAREAEEVVGFEVYGPAVADARANAKRLGLQNVRFVAGDLAKTLAGPGLPRPGAVLADPPRAGLDEAVVARLMALSPERIVAVSCNPATLARDVGRLSLAYRLARVTPVDLFPHSHHVESVALLLRK
- a CDS encoding DegT/DnrJ/EryC1/StrS family aminotransferase, with protein sequence MSIPFIDLKSQFARLEPEIRRRMDAVLAHGQYIMGPEIRELEEKLAAFAGTRFCLSCSSGTDALLLPLMALGVGPGDAVLTSAYSFYATAEVIALLGATPVFVDIDPATYNMDPAALERAVHALLQNDPALHPLPKGYESLTPRAVIPVDLFGLPADYAAIEAVASAHGLPIIEDAAQGFGGAVNGKRAGSFGLCAATSFFPAKPLGCYGDGGAIFTDDEALHEKLISLRVHGQGSDKYENVAVGLNARLDTLQAAILLPKLEIFPEELELRQVAAARYTERLSGLVETPVIPDGYFSAYAQYTVRTDRREQLMSGLSASGVPTMVYYRIPLHQQPVFAHLGYREGDMPHSEKASREVVSLPMHPWLTEADAETIGNAVRAVLW
- a CDS encoding response regulator transcription factor, with the protein product MHRILVVDDDAIMRDMIRSYLEAEGHDVIEASNGRDALAKHRLSPADIAIVDIFMPTKDGIETILELRRMTPCPRILAISGGGEIGGLEYLSYAKVLGADGALAKPFGREDLLRAIASISFGDKPAPPL